The Atribacterota bacterium genome includes a region encoding these proteins:
- a CDS encoding ACT domain-containing protein produces the protein MKQISVFLENRPGSLYAVLDKLRTWNVNLRALSLADTAEFGVLRFIVENPEKTVEQLKNEGFTATLTEVLAVGVDDRPGGLCQVVEMLTREGISIEYLYAFVSPHKDKAYVVFRVEDPEKARKTLENHTIPLLEEIPF, from the coding sequence ATGAAACAGATCTCGGTTTTTTTAGAAAATCGGCCGGGAAGTCTATATGCGGTGCTCGACAAATTGCGGACATGGAATGTCAACTTGAGGGCTTTGTCTTTAGCTGATACAGCTGAGTTCGGAGTCCTGCGTTTCATCGTGGAAAATCCCGAAAAAACAGTTGAACAACTCAAGAACGAAGGATTTACGGCAACTCTCACCGAAGTTCTTGCCGTGGGGGTCGACGACCGTCCTGGAGGACTGTGTCAGGTGGTAGAAATGCTCACCCGGGAAGGGATTTCCATTGAGTACCTCTATGCTTTCGTCTCCCCTCACAAAGACAAAGCCTATGTGGTGTTCCGGGTAGAGGACCCGGAAAAAGCCAGAAAAACCCTGGAAAACCATACCATTCCTCTTCTTGAGGAAATACCATTTTAA
- a CDS encoding phenylacetate--CoA ligase translates to MLREDLHKIQLNRLKKVLVRAYHNLPYYRKKLEESGIDVYKINTLEDLKNLPFTTKDDLRQAYPFGAIAEPMHNIVRIHSSSGTTGTATVVGYTPQDIETWSELMARTLAGCGVTQEDIIQVAFGYGLFTGGLGVHYGAEKLGATVVPMSVGNTLRQIQILRDFGISVLCCTPSFALYLAEVARENNVDWTRSRLRLGIFGAEPWSEEMRAEIEKKLPIRAFDIYGLSEVIGPGVAFECEARNGLHISEDHFLPEVIDPKTGQVLPEGTTGELVFTTLTKEGTPVIRYRTGDISALYYEPCRCGRTMVRMQRVSSRTDDMLIIRGVNVYPSQIESVILSFDGVEPHYQIVLSRENYLDQIAVHVEVSPQVFSDEVKVLEKLKKQIEEKLKAELNLSCEVKLLEPKSITRSEGKAKRVIDLRKKEGVQ, encoded by the coding sequence ATGCTTCGGGAGGATTTACACAAAATCCAGCTCAACCGGCTGAAAAAGGTGCTCGTTCGGGCTTACCATAACCTTCCCTATTATCGGAAAAAACTGGAAGAATCAGGGATAGATGTATACAAAATAAACACTCTGGAGGATTTAAAAAACCTACCCTTCACCACCAAAGATGACCTGCGCCAGGCTTATCCCTTCGGGGCCATTGCTGAACCCATGCATAACATCGTACGAATCCATTCCTCCTCTGGAACCACCGGAACAGCCACGGTGGTGGGGTACACACCACAGGACATTGAAACCTGGTCAGAACTCATGGCCCGAACACTGGCCGGATGCGGTGTCACCCAGGAAGATATCATCCAGGTGGCTTTTGGATACGGCCTTTTCACCGGAGGACTGGGTGTTCATTACGGAGCCGAAAAACTTGGGGCAACGGTGGTACCCATGTCGGTGGGCAATACTCTGCGGCAAATCCAGATTTTACGTGACTTTGGGATTTCGGTTCTCTGCTGCACGCCTTCTTTTGCTCTGTACCTGGCGGAAGTGGCCCGGGAAAACAACGTGGATTGGACGAGGAGTCGTCTTCGTCTGGGCATTTTTGGGGCTGAGCCCTGGTCGGAGGAAATGCGGGCTGAAATCGAGAAAAAACTCCCCATTCGGGCTTTTGACATCTATGGTCTGAGTGAAGTAATTGGCCCGGGGGTCGCTTTTGAGTGTGAAGCAAGAAATGGGCTCCACATTTCTGAGGACCACTTCCTGCCCGAAGTGATCGACCCGAAAACCGGACAGGTATTGCCGGAAGGCACCACTGGGGAGCTGGTCTTTACCACCCTTACCAAAGAAGGTACTCCCGTAATTCGATACCGAACCGGCGATATCTCGGCGCTTTACTATGAACCGTGCCGGTGTGGAAGAACCATGGTGCGGATGCAGCGGGTCTCTTCCCGAACCGACGACATGCTCATCATTCGGGGAGTCAATGTCTATCCTTCTCAAATTGAGAGCGTAATACTGAGTTTTGACGGTGTAGAACCACACTATCAGATTGTCCTCAGTCGGGAAAACTATCTGGATCAGATTGCGGTCCACGTGGAAGTGTCACCCCAGGTATTTTCAGACGAAGTCAAAGTTCTGGAAAAACTCAAAAAGCAGATTGAAGAAAAACTCAAAGCCGAGCTCAACTTGAGCTGCGAAGTGAAGCTTCTAGAACCAAAAAGTATCACCCGATCCGAGGGCAAGGCTAAGCGGGTCATTGACCTGCGAAAAAAAGAGGGAGTCCAATGA